One genomic window of Punica granatum isolate Tunisia-2019 chromosome 1, ASM765513v2, whole genome shotgun sequence includes the following:
- the LOC116192182 gene encoding glucan endo-1,3-beta-glucosidase 13, with protein MGMKLIWIISCLFLAECYLMLKAEGGRVVEKAEATIPVTTLSPPEGNTTFVGGTTWCVALPGVSQVDLQSALDWACGLGMADCKAIQEGGPCFEPDTLLSHASYAFNSYYQQNGNSDVACNFGGTATLTKANPSYAKCSYAASSLSSSAPPLSYHGPSHFWWNSIGILLLLFLRRS; from the exons ATGGGCATGAAACTCATCTGGATCATCAGCTGCCTGTTCCTCGCAGAGTGCTATCTCA TGCTGAAGGCAGAAGGTGGCAGAGTGGTAGAGAAGGCAGAGGCAACTATCCCGGTGACGACACTGTCGCCCCCGGAGGGCAATACGACCTTCGTCGGGGGGACGACATGGTGCGTGGCGCTTCCTGGAGTGTCCCAAGTTGATCTGCAGAGCGCACTGGACTGGGCCTGTGGACTCGGGATGGCCGACTGCAAGGCCATCCAGGAAGGTGGACCCTGCTTTGAACCGGACACCCTCCTGTCTCACGCCTCCTACGCTTTCAACAGCTACTACCAGCAGAATGGGAACTCCGACGTCGCTTGCAATTTCGGGGGCACCGCCACCCTCACAAAGGCTAACCCGA GTTACGCGAAATGTAGTTATGCTGCATCCAG TTTGAGCTCATCGGCGCCTCCACTCTCCTACCATGGACCGAGTCACTTCTGGTGGAATTCGATCGGGATTCTGCTGCTTCTCTTCCTGAGAAGAAGCTGA